The Spirosoma oryzicola region TCGAAGCTATTTGCCGCGGGTGTTGATATTCACGGTGTACACGACTGGAGCCAGCAACGGACGATCAGCAATTCGAGCGACCGCTTCGAAAAAATTCCGGATGCGGAACAGGCCGCTAAAGTGGTTTACGAATCGTCGCCCATTTCGTCGGTGAGCCGTTGGACCTCACCGGTTCTCATCATTCACGGCGACGAAGACCGGAACGTACGCTTTAGCCAGAGCACCGATCTGGTCCAACGTCTCGAAGCGAAGGGTGTACCGATGGAAACGCTCGTCATTGTTGATGATACGCACCATTGGATGAAGCATACCAACGCCCTAAAGATGGGCAACGCTACCGCCGACTATTTCAAACGGAAGCTTATGAAACCAAGGCAGTAACGCGAAACGGTTCGCTTCGTTGAGAATGTCGGTTTGAATTCTCAACGAAGCGAACCGTTTACAGAATCTTGTTAGCGCACGCAGCGGAAACCGAGGTTATTACTGCCGCTGCTTACTTCGCCTTTTCCCCGACTACCCGCTTTATACCGAATACAATACTGATCACTGCACAGGAAAGAGCCGCCCCGCTGGACACGCTTAACCGCTCCCGGTTCATCGGGGTCATAACTATCATCGGGTCCCTGCGGATCACTTTTGGGCGATTGATTGTAATAGTCGGGTCGGTACAAATCCTGACACCACTCCCAAACGTTGCCTTCCATATCGTACAAACCGTAGGCATTGGCCGGAAACGATTTCACCGACGCAATACCGGCAAACCCGTCCTCCTGCGTATTTTTTTCGGGAAAATGGCCCTGATGAATATTCGCTACCCAGCGGCCTTTAGGTTTTAGTTCGTTACCCCAATAGTACGTCTGGTTGTTAGCCCCACCCCGCGCGGCAAATTCCCACTCGGCTTCGGTCGGCAAACGTTTACCAGCCCACTTCGCGTAAGCGATGGCATCATCAAAGCTCACATGAACGACCGGCTCATTGTCGTGACCGTTAATCGTACTCTGCGGTCCGGTAGGATGCTGCCAACTGGCCCCCGGAACGTATTTCCACCATTGCAGCGGATTGTTCAAAGAAACCGCCGACGCAGGTTGTATAAACACCGCAGAACCGGGAACGAGTTGATCGGCTGGAACGTCGGGGTAATCGGCGGCATCGAGCGGTCGTTCGGCTACGGTTTTATAACCGGTCGCCTTGACAAACTGGGCAAATTGCGCGTTCGTCACCTCGTGTTCGTCCATCCAGAACCCTTTTACCGAAACCGGATGAACGGGTCGGGCATCGGCAAATTCGTCGGAACCCATTTCGTAGGTCCCCCCTTGTAGCCAGACCATCCCATCGCGCTTTTCGCCCGGCTTTCCCGGAACCGTCTGTCGAACAGCGTTGGCATCACGTGCACCATCTTTTGACAACTGATCATCCGACTGGGATGCGTTACAGGCCAGTGTTCCCCAAACGACACCCAGGGCCAAGATAGATTTTCGAAAAAAATAAACGCGCATAGTCAATGGAACCGGGCTAGGATGCCTTCGTATAGACAAAGCTACCAAATCCTATCCGAACGAATAGCACGCCTACCTGATCCCGCGCAGAGGAATACGATTTCTCCCGTAAACCATTGGTTCATTGCTACCGGTTAAACCTTCCTATCGTTTGAATTGCCCGAGCAGGTATTCGTAGAAATTCTCGACGTTCACGTCCGTGACAATTGTAGCGGCATATCCGGCTCCATCCAGATAGGTTTGTCCGGCGTTGGGTGGACGCGTACAGACGTTCATGCGTACCGATTGCGTTTTGAACTGCTCAGGCATAGCCAGATAACTGGTTGCCAGAATATCCCACATGAAATACGTGTAATAATAGCCCGGAATCGTGTCCAGCGTCAAGGCCCAGAACTGCCCCGCCAGATTCGAAAGTGGATAATCAATCTGGGTGGCTAGTTTGGACAGAAACGCTTTGGTTACGGGTACGTGGTTCGTGACATCTAACGGTATAAACGTAAGCGGCAATTGCCATTCCACTAATTTTCGGGTACTAACCGGGTCCCAAAAGACGTTCCACTCGGCACTGCCGTCGTGCTGGTAGGTTTGCACATTGCCCGATACCGTAAAGGCTCCCGCCATCCAGACGATCTGCTCAATTTTGTCAGCTAGTTCCGGCGCTTTTTCCAGCGCCAACACCAGATTAGAGCAAGGCCCAGTCAACAAAATAGTCACCTTGTCGGACGCTTGGGTTAGCCGGTCGATGAGCAGGTCAGGCGCAGCCGGATACGCGTACGGGTCGGGCGCTTTCGGCAGGTTGATGAGCATCGGCAGAGCATTGATAATGTCCGGACGCGCCCGCCATTCGCTCGGAAATGCGTTGATACCCGCGTAGTCGCCCCGCCCCAGCGGAATGTGTTCGTGACTCGTCAGTTGAAGCAGTTTGTAGGTCGATTCAAGCGCGGGCTCAATGTAACAATCGGCAGGTGTTACGGTCACGCCCAGCAATTCGACATCGGGCATGGTCAGCACGAGCAGCAGCGACAGCAAGTCATCAATGCCACCGTCGTGATCCATCAAAAGAAGTTTGGGCATTCGCAAAACGGTTATAGAACCACAAAATAATCTGCAAAAGAATATAATTTTCTAAAGGCAGGGTGACTTTCTTTACAAACCAATTCGCAGAACTGAGAACAAACCGTTTTGCGAATCAATGAATGATTGCTTCTAAAACACCACTACGCGTTATTTTATTTGTTTTAATCGGCCTCACCGCGCTTACCTATTACCATCGTAATCCAACGGGCGACGACGCCTGGTTTGCCGAGCAATCGTATTGGTTTGTCAAAGACGGCGTTATCCGTTCCGAGTTTTTCAGGGGCTTGTTGGGCTGGGAAAATCAGTTGCTGGTTAGCCACAAACTGTTTTTGCTTTTCGGAGCCGGACTGATCAAGTTATTCGGCTATCAGCTTCCCGTCGTTCAGTTCGTCGGTCTTATTTCTTTCGTTGTCGTCGTAGCCGAAGTTATTGCGTACCTGCGCCAACGAGAAGGCACCTATGATTCCTGGTACCTACTCGCCATTCTAATTTTGATTTTTTCGAATCGCCTGCTGATCAAGATGAGCTTCGAAAATCGTCCCGAAATCATGCTGGCAGCCTTGGGATTTGGTTCGTTCCTGTGCCTGGACAGTAAGCAGCTATCGTCGCTGAAAACCGCACTAGCCGCGTTTCTGGCAGGATTAGCGGTGCTGTCTCATCTCAATGGCGTCATTTATCTGCTGGCTGGTTTAGGAACCCTGCTTTATCTGCGCCGGTATAAACAGGCCTTTTTGTTTACGGTGGTGGGTGGCGTTACGTCGTTATTTTATTTCACCGATATTGTATTAGCCGATAACGGGTTCGCAACCTGGTACTATCAGTTTCGTCATGACCCGGCTACGCAAAGCGCGTTCGGCTGGTACCCTAAACTGCTGGTTATCCTCACGTTTCCTAAGCTCTTTTTTGAGTCGCCGGAGCAGGTCGCCTTGTCGCTGTTGCTGGTTTTTCTGCTCTGGCACCAGCGCCGATTTATCAAGCATGTACCTTCCGTTCTAAAGATCTATTCGGTTATCGTGGTGCTCTCGTTCTGGCTGCTTACCAAAAAAGCATCGGGTACGTACCTGCCGCTTTTCATGCCCTTCATGCTGGTTCTGGTGTACGAATTATACCGGCTGAACTCATTTAAAAACTTGGCCCTGTACGTCGTTCTGGCCGCTTATTTTATCATTGGTCTTGTCGGTACTATCGAGATTATCCGCCGTAATTTCACGATGCGGTATCTGCCACTCTCCTATCAGGATTTGCGAAAAGCTATTCCAGCGCATACCAAAGGGCTTGTCCCCCTAACGTTTTTCTTCAACGAATATGAACATTACGGAAAGCTGCTCACCAGCGAGAATTATAAACACCAGTCTACACCATCGGATGACCCCGCCAACGCAATGGCACAATGGGCCAATGACCGGGATGTCGATTTTATCCTGCTGGACCACACGTTCAGGCCCGAAGGTTACTATCCCAAACCGGGAACCGATTCGCTGGCCCACTACAAACTAGGCTATTTCGACGGACGGTTTGCGGTCTATCTACACGCCAAGACTAGAGCCCAATAGCGTAGATGGTCAATAGGCTTGAAAGTAATTTTCAGTAACTTTTTTGTCATGGCACCGGCCACCCGGCCGGTGCCATGACAAAAAATTCATTGCTGTATACCTATAGAAAGCCCCATTCAGACTCTATCAATAAAAAATTTGCCAATAGGCGTATAAACCCACCATTTATACTAGCAGACAACAACTTTCTGTATTTTAGCTCAGCATACGACCTTGTTTACAGAAAGTACCCTATGAAAAAATTAGCTTTACTTCTATTACTCGGCGGCTACGGCGCGTTGGGACAATCGCTTTCGAAACCGGAAGCCGCCGTTATTGCCACTGTTAAAAAGCAGATGCCTGAAACCGAAGCGTTTCTGGAAAAAGTAGTCAACATCAACAGCGGTACGCTCAACATCGAAGGCGTTCGGACGGTGGGAAAATTGATGGCCGATGAACTCGAAAAGCTGGGTTTTAAAACCGAATGGGTTTCCTTACCCGACTCGCTGAACCGGGCGGGTCACCTGGTAGCAACTCGGCAGGGCAAAAAAGGAAAAAAGCTATTTTTGATTGGCCATCTGGACACGGTATTCGAAAAATCGCTGCCGATGGAACCCTTCAAGCGCATCAACGATTCGACGGCGACGGGTCAGGGCGTCAACGACATGAAAGGGGGCGACGTGCTGGTGATCGCGGCTCTGAAAGCGCTTCACACCCAAAAACTGCTCGACGATACGTCCATTACAATCTACTTTACGGGGGACGAAGAAAGCTCGGGAGGCCCCGAAAGTCGCCGGGATTTCATCGAGCGAGCCAAACAGTGCGATCTTGCGCTAGCCTTTGAAACCGCGCAGGGACTCGGTAGCGTAACGACCGGACGGCGCGGATCGAGCGGCTGGACACTTAACGTAAAGGCCCGTTCAGGGCATTCATCCCGGATTTTCAGCGACCTGGGTTACGGAGCAATCTACGAAGCCGCCCGAATCCTGACCGAGTTTCGACGGACGCTGGGGCAGGAAAAATACTTGACGTTCAATCCAGGGTTGATTGTCGGTGGTGCAGAGGTGCATTATGATGAGAAAACGGCAAAAGCCGAAGTGGTTGGTAAAACCAACATTGTAGCGGGCACAGCGTTGGTCAAAGGCGATTTGCGGTTTCTGACCGAAACCCAGAAAGAAAATGCCCGCGCTAAAATGCGTGAGATCGTAGAGAAAAGTTTACCGCTGACCAAAGCCTCGATTTCGTTTACGGATGGTATTCCGGGCATGGAACCCACCGCAGCGAACGACGAGTTGCGCAAACAGGTCGATAAAATAAGCCGCGACATGGGTCTTGGTCCCGTTACGGCTTTCGATCCGGGGGCGCGGGGTGCGGGCGATGTATCGTTTGTGGCCAAATACATCCCTTGCCTGGACGGTCTGGGTGCTTCGGGCAAAGGGGCGCACAGCATCGAAGAAACGATGAACCTGAAGGAATACCCGTTCCTGATTCAACGCACGGCGGTACTCATCCATCGCCTGACGCGCTGAAACGGGTAGCGACCAACCTTTCCTAAACCCTATCCGCTCATGAACCGAATTACGACCATCGATGTAACGCGCGGTCTGGTCATGGTCATTATGGCGCTGGATCATGTGCGCGACCTGTTGCACACCAGCGCCACGACGCAGGACCCTACCGATCTGGCGGTCACCACCGCACCGTTATTTCTGACGCGCTGGATCACCCACCTGTGTGCCCCCACGTTTGTTTTCCTGTCTGGTATGTCAGCGTATCTATCGGTGAAAAAACAGCAGCATTCGCCCAGTTCCCGGTTGTTTCTGCTCAAACGTGGTCTGGTACTGATCCTACTCGAACTGACCCTTGTCAACTTCGCCTTCTGGTTCGACATTCAGTTTCGCACGATACTGCTGCAAGTGATTTACGCGATCGGTGGCGGGTTGGTTGTTGTTTCGCTTCTGGCCCGGCTACCGGTCAGATGGGTCGGTAGCCTCGGTCTGGTCATTATCTTCGGGCATAATCTGTTGCAGGCGGTTCCGGTACCGACCAGTCACGCAGCCCGCTTTGTTGAATCGCTGTTTTTTCGGGTAAACGTTTTCCAGCCCAGTCCTTCGTTTACGTTGATTGTGGGTTATCCACTACTTCCCTGGCTGGGGATTATGCTGGTTGGATTTGCGGGCGGTTCACTCCTGGACCAACCGCTGGTACGTCGGAAGCAAACACTGCTACGGTTAGGGCTAGCGTCTCTGGGTTTGTTCCTGCTCCTGCGCTTTATCAATGTTTACGGTGACCCGGTTCCCTGGTCGGTACGAAAGGATACGCTGTTTACTATGTTGTCGTTCATCAACGTAACCAAGTACCCACCATCGCTGCTGTACGATCTGCTGATGCTTGGGATTGCGCTGATATTGCTGAGTCTGGCCGACGGAGCCGACAATGCAATCACTCGTTGGCTCACCGTATATGGCAAAGTACCGATGTTCTACTACATCATTCATTGGTACGCCGTCCATCTGCTGATGATTGCGATGATTCTAATTCAGGGATACGCCTGGCATGACATTCGACCCGGCACAATGAGCTTCGGACGACCGGCGGGTGCGGGCGTTGAGCTTGGACTGGTCTACTTGGTCTGGGGTGGTCTGGTGCTGGCCTTGTACCCGCTTTGCCGATGGTACGGTCGCTACAAGGCGTCTCATCCGTCGGCTGTACTGCTGCGGTATATCTAGGCAAATGGAAATCGCCGGCCAACAATCCGGCGATTCGTTATTCGTCAAGTTTGTTTAAGCGACCTGAACGCTGACTTCGTAGTAATCAACCGTTGGCGGACCCGCAAAATAGTTACCCATTTTCTGCAATACGCCTTGTAGAAAGCCACTGTTTTCCGCATCCTGGCGGTGCGCTTCCGACTCCCACAGCGTGACCATGAGCCCTTTGTTAGTTTCGGAGTTCGTCAGGAAACGGCTGTTTTTAAAACCGTCCAGTTGTTTAAGCGCCGGACCAACCGAATCCCGGAAATAATCGATGGCTTCGTTGATCGACTCCGGTTTCAAGGGTACTTGAATGACACGTGCAAACATACGATAAGGGTTAGAGACAGGAAGAAATGATTTTGTACAATCAGTAATCAGGTGATAGGAATTATCTTACTACCCGTTCGAAAATAGCAGAAAAACAGATCCCTACGACCATC contains the following coding sequences:
- a CDS encoding antibiotic biosynthesis monooxygenase family protein, whose product is MFARVIQVPLKPESINEAIDYFRDSVGPALKQLDGFKNSRFLTNSETNKGLMVTLWESEAHRQDAENSGFLQGVLQKMGNYFAGPPTVDYYEVSVQVA
- a CDS encoding formylglycine-generating enzyme family protein encodes the protein MRVYFFRKSILALGVVWGTLACNASQSDDQLSKDGARDANAVRQTVPGKPGEKRDGMVWLQGGTYEMGSDEFADARPVHPVSVKGFWMDEHEVTNAQFAQFVKATGYKTVAERPLDAADYPDVPADQLVPGSAVFIQPASAVSLNNPLQWWKYVPGASWQHPTGPQSTINGHDNEPVVHVSFDDAIAYAKWAGKRLPTEAEWEFAARGGANNQTYYWGNELKPKGRWVANIHQGHFPEKNTQEDGFAGIASVKSFPANAYGLYDMEGNVWEWCQDLYRPDYYNQSPKSDPQGPDDSYDPDEPGAVKRVQRGGSFLCSDQYCIRYKAGSRGKGEVSSGSNNLGFRCVR
- a CDS encoding DUF1624 domain-containing protein, with the protein product MNRITTIDVTRGLVMVIMALDHVRDLLHTSATTQDPTDLAVTTAPLFLTRWITHLCAPTFVFLSGMSAYLSVKKQQHSPSSRLFLLKRGLVLILLELTLVNFAFWFDIQFRTILLQVIYAIGGGLVVVSLLARLPVRWVGSLGLVIIFGHNLLQAVPVPTSHAARFVESLFFRVNVFQPSPSFTLIVGYPLLPWLGIMLVGFAGGSLLDQPLVRRKQTLLRLGLASLGLFLLLRFINVYGDPVPWSVRKDTLFTMLSFINVTKYPPSLLYDLLMLGIALILLSLADGADNAITRWLTVYGKVPMFYYIIHWYAVHLLMIAMILIQGYAWHDIRPGTMSFGRPAGAGVELGLVYLVWGGLVLALYPLCRWYGRYKASHPSAVLLRYI
- a CDS encoding nucleoside hydrolase, producing the protein MPKLLLMDHDGGIDDLLSLLLVLTMPDVELLGVTVTPADCYIEPALESTYKLLQLTSHEHIPLGRGDYAGINAFPSEWRARPDIINALPMLINLPKAPDPYAYPAAPDLLIDRLTQASDKVTILLTGPCSNLVLALEKAPELADKIEQIVWMAGAFTVSGNVQTYQHDGSAEWNVFWDPVSTRKLVEWQLPLTFIPLDVTNHVPVTKAFLSKLATQIDYPLSNLAGQFWALTLDTIPGYYYTYFMWDILATSYLAMPEQFKTQSVRMNVCTRPPNAGQTYLDGAGYAATIVTDVNVENFYEYLLGQFKR
- a CDS encoding M20/M25/M40 family metallo-hydrolase; the protein is MKKLALLLLLGGYGALGQSLSKPEAAVIATVKKQMPETEAFLEKVVNINSGTLNIEGVRTVGKLMADELEKLGFKTEWVSLPDSLNRAGHLVATRQGKKGKKLFLIGHLDTVFEKSLPMEPFKRINDSTATGQGVNDMKGGDVLVIAALKALHTQKLLDDTSITIYFTGDEESSGGPESRRDFIERAKQCDLALAFETAQGLGSVTTGRRGSSGWTLNVKARSGHSSRIFSDLGYGAIYEAARILTEFRRTLGQEKYLTFNPGLIVGGAEVHYDEKTAKAEVVGKTNIVAGTALVKGDLRFLTETQKENARAKMREIVEKSLPLTKASISFTDGIPGMEPTAANDELRKQVDKISRDMGLGPVTAFDPGARGAGDVSFVAKYIPCLDGLGASGKGAHSIEETMNLKEYPFLIQRTAVLIHRLTR